CCGCCAACCTCGTGCCGGGACTCATTCTCTCCGGCACCTACATGCTCTACATTTTTATCCGCTGCCAGATCGATCCCAAACTGGGCCCGCCCGCGCCATTAGACGAGCGCGACATGAGTTTCGCGCGCAAACTCAAATTGATGAGCGGATTGGCTTTACCCATCCTGGTGATTCTTTCAGTATTGGGCACGATTTACCTGGGCATCGCCTCGGTGACCGAGGCGGCCGCCATGGGCGTGGTGGGAACCGCCGTGGCTGCCGCGTTGCGCCGTGAATTCACATGGAAGATGGTGAGCGAATCCGCCAAGCAGACCATGGCGACTTGCGGCATGTTGCTATGGCTCTCCTTCGGCGCCACGGCCATGATCGGCGTCTACAACTTGGCTGGCGGCCCGGCATTCATCCATGGCCTGATTACCGGCCTGGATGTGGCGCCGGTGGTTATCGTCCTCATCATGATGGGCATATTGTTGTTTCTGGGTTGCATCATGGATTGGGTGGGAATATGTTTGCTGACCATGCCCATCTTCGTGCCCATCATCAAATCGCTGGGCTATGATCCCATTTGGTTCGGCGTGCTCTTCTGCCTCAACATGCAAATCTCCTACCTCTCGCCACCCTTCGGCCCCGCCGCTTTTTACTTGAAAGGCGTGGCGCCCAAGGACATGACCCTGGACGAGATCTTCAGCGCGCTATGGCCCTTCATGCTATTGCAGATCGTGATACTCACGCTCGTGGTGTTCGTGCCGCAGACGGCGTTGTGGTTGCCGTCGCGCAATGACTAGACTCATGAAAAAAGCGATTTCACCACAGAGGCACGGAGCCACAGGGAAAACCTGTTCCGTGATGGGATTCACCCTAGAAAAAGCTTGCCACCACGACACGACGGTACACGAAGAAAACGCAGTTTCAGTGGAAGCTAATGTGCATGGCACGTTATGCTGAAACCAAAATCAAATGCATCGAAGTGGCATCCCTCTCACCAAACCGATTAGATTTCCGAATACGCCTCCTTCAATCCAAGGTGCGCTGCGAAGGGGTGAAAGTCGCGGTCGGCATGAAGCAGCGTCAGACCGTCGTCGATGCAGCGCGTGGCGATGATCGTGTCATCTGTGCTACTTGAGTGCTTTCGACATATGCACCTCTGCACCTCCGAGCAGGTTCGCTAGCTAAAGGGAAGCGTCCCCTTTTCCGGCTGTACATCGTCGTGTTGCATGGATTCGAGGCCGGGGACAGCCTAGTCAGCGTTCCGTGAAGCATCGGAGGCCGGTCCCTTGGAATCAGCCACGTATCCATCGCTGCTCGTAAATATTCGGTTCTCGTCATTTCGTTTCTGTCCGTGTCATCGGTGCTACTCGATTGTGATCGACATCTGCAGTTATGCACCCCTGCATCCTTGATGCGGGTTCGCTAGCTAAAGGGAAGCGTCCCCTTTTCCTCCCTCCCTTTTCCTCCCTTACCTACTTAGATCGCCTCCAAAGTCCAACCCCAATCATCAAAACGAAGGCTGCCGCTGCAATCCAGGTTACCGCCAATGCTAGCTTGCCTATTCGCTCACCGAATAAAGCAAATAACAAGGAATTAAACCAACAATGTCTTTGGCACAAAGACATCAGCGAGCGATCTGATAAAGCCACAGTAGTTGCCATTAAGACGCCTATTGCAGAGTAGATAACTAGCAGAATTCGGAATCGGGAAGAAGTCATTCACGAAACAAGATTTTCGAACCCTTTTTTCCACCAAGGTCGAGAAGGAAATCGACCGGATCCTTAACACTCGGCCTCATCTGAAGACGGTACGCTG
This Betaproteobacteria bacterium DNA region includes the following protein-coding sequences:
- a CDS encoding TRAP transporter large permease subunit, whose translation is MSIEWITIFMFGGLVLLLALGVPLAFSTGLIAVVAALSLFGVDSLQLIASRIFSFMGEYVLVSVPMFIMMASLMERSGVAKELFNAMRVWAGGLPGGLAIQTMVAATLMGAMTGIIGGEIVLLGLIALPQMLRLGYDRKLAIGTICAGGSLGTMIPPSIVLVIYGLTVNVPIGDLFTANLVPGLILSGTYMLYIFIRCQIDPKLGPPAPLDERDMSFARKLKLMSGLALPILVILSVLGTIYLGIASVTEAAAMGVVGTAVAAALRREFTWKMVSESAKQTMATCGMLLWLSFGATAMIGVYNLAGGPAFIHGLITGLDVAPVVIVLIMMGILLFLGCIMDWVGICLLTMPIFVPIIKSLGYDPIWFGVLFCLNMQISYLSPPFGPAAFYLKGVAPKDMTLDEIFSALWPFMLLQIVILTLVVFVPQTALWLPSRND